In one window of Pseudoliparis swirei isolate HS2019 ecotype Mariana Trench chromosome 15, NWPU_hadal_v1, whole genome shotgun sequence DNA:
- the znf532 gene encoding zinc finger protein 532 codes for MTMGDMKTPDFDDLLAAFDIPDMVDPKAAIESGSHDDHVDHDGRLKHLSGGVTSGEDESHDPSTGLDVGISVIVKNIRKADTREHGGTISEDGHFHPQSPSVDIGNGLHHSFLATIHLDTQCTRNGWNTPIQEAQSVNNHSPTFNQFSPISSAEEFDDDDDTIEVDDPMDKQGCQSTFICTTKTEEQHPKSPASLDNASKPTANRDRKPVQHKDTDGTLGCFQSSKLPQSSLPEGEILKRILKSQDQECMETGEPMGLIDESSMSQVTAKTSAKLSSCIAAIVALSAKKADPTDVGVSYSPPTQNESSPADPNPRAVEKPHEQESALEFAKRLLTRQPDSPSSVISEGSSKGSPASSTDTTPVIPKVRIKTIKTSSGQIKRMVTRVASEFGPEGLKRRESRVSVMETTSAMFSSPTMPSLPITVLATTGGPSIEITKKMTIKPVATAFLPVSAVKAAGSKIIKLKLANNTTVKATVIPAASMQSASSAILKAAHAMQQQTVMVPASRLANAKCVPKMVQLRKLNFLPQIVSSAVSDLKKALSSSKQPQQMKQHTILAGRATKKVSRIQVFNSSQSSVVDAFNKVLSSINPVPVYVPNLSPPTSACISLPSRGYKCLECGDSFALEKSLAHHFERRSVRIEVTCNHCAESLLFYNKCSLLSHARGHKDKGAIMQCSHLILKPIPADQMITTSPSPDPPNITSATSTSQPQAATQIPGRVAGSGSQSTVISAPCSAPLVAAMPLEDDAPKICRHNLKCLECNKMFQDASLLALHHQQAQDSSGQKTCTICQMLLPNQCSFLSHQRIHQHKSPYICPECGASCRSVHFQSHVTKNCLHYTRRVGYRCIHCSVVFADAATVKSHIQSSHCELFYKCPLCPMAFKSAPGTHSHVNTQHPGMKTGEPKLIYKCSMCDTVFTLQSLLHSHFDQHIVNWKVPVFKCPDCSAHYAQKQLMLDHIKAIHGTLKTIEGPPNLGINLPLSTKPTNSNSTNSPSKNNNNKDGGSDKGQDQGEKKPSPLKKANSNGSVALKNPPSSGYTCGDCSSLLGSREVFVAHMRRQHGKILKKHPCRQCEKSFSSSHSLCRHNRLKHKGQRKVYSCPHCPALRPPFTKRVLLDQHIRLMHGVKDPGGKPVNSDHMEAPPDKDTTLSPKRKQAEEEGSPGLNSRGTDSQPLKRLKVNILKVHKCAVCGFATEDTAAFHEHIPQHKSDGSSHQCPECGPCFTSRRSLSRHLFIVHRLKEPQGLGRYAGRGKDDDESRRENQLDVADGTPSTKCKVCGSMFETEGNLNTHMRTHGMAFIKSKRLSVADK; via the exons ATGACCATGGGAGATATGAAGACGCCAGACTTTGATGacctgctggcggccttcgacATCCCCGACATGGTGGATCCTAAAGCCGCTATTGAATCAGGGTCCCACGATGACCATGTTGACCATGATGGACGACTCAAGCATCTCAGTGGTGGGGTGACTAGTGGTGAAGACGAGTCCCACGACCCCTCAACAGGACTTGACGTTGGCATCAGTGTCATCGTCAAGAACATCCGAAAGGCAGACACTAGGGAGCATGGTGGAACCATATCAGAGGATGGGCATTTCCATCCCCAATCCCCTTCTGTTGACATTGGCAATGGACTTCATCATAGCTTCTTGGCCACAATACATCTAGATACTCAATGCACCAGAAATGGATGGAACACTCCCATTCAGGAAGCACAGTCTGTTAATAACCATTCACCAACCTTCAATCAATTCAGCCCCATCTCCAGCGCTGAAgagtttgatgatgatgatgatacaaTTGAGGTTGATGACCCTATGGACAAGCAGGGATGCCAGTCAACCTTTATATGCACTACTAAGACAGAGGAGCAGCATCCCAAATCTCCTGCATCATTAGACAATGCTTCTAAGCCCACAGCAAACAGAGACCGAAAACCTGTTCAACACAAGGACACCGATGGAACTCTAGGATGTTTCCAGTCTAGCAAGCTCCCTCAATCAAGTTTACCTGAGGGGGAAATACTGAAAAGAATCCTCAAGTCTCAAGATCAGGAGTGCATGGAGACTGGAGAGCCAATGGGGCTCATCGATGAGTCCAGTATGTCTCAAGTCACAGCCAAGACGTCTGCAAAACTTTCATCTTGTATAGCAGCCATAGTAGCTCTCAGTGCCAAAAAGGCTGACCCTACAGATGTAGGCGTTTCATATTCTCCTCCAACACAGAACGAATCCAGCCCTGCCGATCCAAATCCCAGAGCTGTAGAGAAACCACATGAGCAGGAGTCAGCCCTCGAGTTTGCAAAAAGGCTGCTAACAAGACAACCAGACAGTCCCTCCAGTGTCATCAGCGAGGGTAGCAGCAAAGGTTCCCCTGCCTCAAGCACGGACACCACCCCAGTCATCCCAAAAGTCAGGATCAAAACAATCAAGACATCATCCGGGCAGATCAAGCGTATGGTCACCCGAGTTGCATCGGAGTTCGGTCCTGAAGGCCTGAAAAGAAGAGAGAGTCGTGTTTCTGTCATGGAAACCACCAGCGCAATGTTCTCATCTCCCACAATGCCCTCTCTGCCAATCACCGTATTAGCCACCACTGGAGGCCCTTCAATTGAAATAACCAAGAAGATGACTATTAAACCTGTGGCGACGGCTTTCCTGCCCGTCTCCGCAGTCAAGGCAGCTGGTTCCAAAATCATCAAACTGAAACTCGCCAACAATACCACAGTTAAAGCAACGGTCATCCCCGCTGCATCAATGCAAAGTGCCAGCAGTGCCATCTTAAAAGCTGCTCATGCCATGCAGCAACAGACAGTCATGGTACCTGCCTCCCGTCTGGCGAATGCCAAATGTGTGCCAAAGATGGTGCAACTTAGGAAGCTGAATTTTCTGCCTCAGATTGTATCTTCTGCTGTCAGTGATCTCAAAaaggccctgtcctcctccaaaCAACCACAGCAGATGAAACAGCACACAATACTCGCTGGCCGGGCCACAAAGAAAGTCTCTCGGATTCAAGTGTTCAACAGCTCTCAAAGCTCCGTCGTGGACGCCTTCAACAAAGTCCTGAGTAGCATCAATCCTGTCCCCGTGTACGTACCAAACCTCTCTCCACCAACCTCGGCTTGTATCTCTCTCCCCTCACGTGGCTACAAGTGCCTGGAGTGTGGAGATTCGTTTGCTCTCGAGAAGAGCCTGGCGCATCACTTCGAGCGTCGCAGTGTGCGGATCGAGGTCACCTGCAACCACTGCGCCGAAAGCCTTTTGTTCTACAACAAATGCAGCCTCTTGTCTCATGCCAGGGGCCACAAGGACAAAGGGGCCATCATGCAGTGTTCACATCTAATCCTAAAACCCATccccgcagatcagatgataacCACATCACCCTCTCCAGACCCACCCAACATCACAAGCGCCACCTCGACCTCCCAACCACAAGCAGCCACCCAAATCCCAGGGAGAGTCGCTGGTTCTGGATCCCAAAGTACGGTGATTTCAGCTCCATGCAGTGCTCCTCTGGTTGCAGCCATGCCCTTGGAGGATGATGCGCCGAAGATCTGCAGGCACAACCTCAAGTGCTTGGAGTGTAACAAAATGTTCCAGGATGCCAGCTTGCTTGCTTTGCACCACCAACAGGCACAAGATTCCAGCGGGCag AAAACATGCACCATCTGCCAAATGCTTCTACCAAATCAGTGCAGCTTTCTGTCACACCAGCGGATCCACCAGCACAAGTCTCCTTACATCTGCCCCGAGTGTGGGGCCAGCTGCCGCTCTGTCCATTTCCAATCACATGTCACAAAGAACTGCCTGCATTACACCCGTAGAGTCGGCTACCG ctgTATCCACTGCAGTGTGGTCTTTGCTGATGCTGCAACCGTAAAATCCCACATCCAGAGTTCTCACTGTGAGCTCTTCTATAAATGTCCTCTCTGCCCGATGGCTTTCAAGTCTGCACCTGGAACACACTCGCATGTGAACACACAGCATCCAGGAATGAAGACCGGAGAGCCCAA GTTGATCTACAAGTGTTCCATGTGTGATACCGTGTTCACTCTGCAGTCCCTGCTCCACTCGCATTTCGACCAGCACATCGTGAATTGGAAAGTTCCCGTGTTCAAATGCCCCGACTGCTCCGCTCACTACGCACAGAAGCAGCTCATGTTGGACCACATCAAG GCCATCCACGGGACCCTGAAGACCATCGAAGGTCCACCAAACTTGGGCATCAACCTTCCTCTCAGCACCAAGCCCACTAACTCCAATAGCACCAACAGCCCCAGTaagaataataacaacaaagatGGAGGAAGTGACAAAGGTCAAGACCAGGGAGAAAAGAAGCCTTCGCCTCTAAAGAAAGCCAACAGCAACGGCTCAGTGGCCCTCAAGAACCCGCCGAGCTCCGGATACACATGTGGGGACTGCAGCAGTCTGCTGGGCTCCAGGGAGGTGTTTGTGGCTCACATGAGGCGCCAACATGGAAAG ATACTGAAGAAACACCCATGTCGGCAGTGCGAGAAGTCCTTCAGCTCCTCCCACAGTCTGTGCAGACACAACCGCCTGAAACACAAGGGACAGCGGAAGGTCTACAGCTGCCC GCACTGTCCAGCTCTCAGACCGCCGTTCACTAAAAGAGTGCTGCTGGATCAGCACATCCGTTTGATGCATGGAGTCAAGGACCCAGGTGGGAAGCCTGTGAACTCCGATCACATGGAGGCGCCCCCTGACAAGGACACG ACCCTCAGCCCCAAGAGGAAGCAAGCAGAGGAAGAAGGGTCTCCGGGCCTGAACTCCAGGGGCACCGACTCGCAGCCGTTGAAGAGGCTCAAGGTGAACATCCTCAAAGTCCACAAGTGTGCCGTCTGCGGCTTCGCCACCGAGGACACCGCGGCTTTCCACGAGCACATTCCCCAGCACAAGTCCGACGGCTCGTCCCACCAGTGTCCGGAGTGCGGCCCGTGCTTCACCTCCCGCCGCTCGCTGTCCCGACACCTCTTCATCGTCCACCGGCTGAAGGAGCCGCAGGGCCTCGGCCGCTACGCCGGAAGGGGCAAGGACGACGACGAGAGTCGGCGGGAGAACCAGCTGGACGTTGCAGACGGGACACCGAGTACCAAATGCAAAGTGTGCGGGAGTATGTTTGAAACCGAGGGGAACCTGAACACTCACATGAGGACTCACGGGATGGCGTTCATAAAGTCCAAGAGACTGAGCGTGGCGGACAAGTGA